A region of the Arachis hypogaea cultivar Tifrunner chromosome 15, arahy.Tifrunner.gnm2.J5K5, whole genome shotgun sequence genome:
GTGATGCTCAGTGAAAGAACACGGCATGCAAGAGGCGTGGCGCATAATCAGAACATAATTAGGGGTAacagtattttgttaatttaaatcAGCGTTTTATttgtttaagaattattttcagAAAAGTGTGTCTAGAAACCTATAAAAATTACACTTATTtcaacaatttttatttatacaattatttttaaaatagtgaATTTTATGATTGATTACTTTAGTTAAAAGTAGTTCAATATAATTTATCGTgttttatatatgaaaaataaactatttttaagaggtataattataaaaatagatatgaaatggttgtttatgttatttaatatttaatacttGGAATCAAATTAGTAAAATCATtacaattcaaaaataaataaacttttcTTATAATAATATGTTTCAAAGTATTGTTTTCACTTAAATATGTTTTTAAAGTTTTACTCAAGCATAATTACTTTCTGATATGGACTTTTTagcaaaaaatttcttttttttcaattgtttctCTGTAAGTTTGTCAATGCAAGTAGAAACTCCTACTAgtcctataaaaaaaataaaaataaaaaagaaactccTACTAGTGACTACTAAATAAGATTATTCTTGTTAAAATAtacatcattaaaaaaatattctatcttCTAATTAATCCTACCTAATAATTGGGTCTTTTTGTTAGCTGATCTTTGCACACTATTAATTAAGTATACATGTTTAATATGGTAGAAGTACATAGAAAACTAAGGTGATGAAAATGAATATACATGACTTGACATGCATACACATCAACCAaaggaaaaaatagaagaaaaacaaTAGAAAGAAGATTCTTGACAACTACAAATTAATCTTATAAACAAATGAATATGATgtaaaaatcaatatttaaaaaaaaaagtaaatagaaTGCAAAAATACAAGAAGATCAATTGAATTGCATTATCTTTGGAGCAAACCTCAACAATCTATCCAAAGCATGAAGGGTGAACTTCCTTGCAAACAAATGACAAACATTGGTGATCTTTCCATTGTACAAACATGTAGTTCCATACCTTAATTTCTCCAAAAAATCAATAGTGACATCAAACCTTATGTACCTTGATGGATGAGGTCCACCCCTTGACCAATCAACCTTTGTTAATGTCCTATTAGAGTTCTTCCTCCAAAATTTGATACTAACCATTGTGGGCAAGTAATGTTCATCACTATAGCATTGAGGCTTGCAAAACTTTTGAAACACCGGGAAGTACTGCCGGTCGGCGACCATGTCGACGGCGAGGGCACGGTCGATTTGGAACCATTGGGAGCCTTTCCTCCATTGGGAAAGCCTAATTTGTGGCCTCATTTTTGGGCTATATCTTCCACGGCCTACATCACTTGGATCATCATAGGCCTCCACAAAGGTTTGAGGTGTGTTGATTAGGTATGTGTATATGGTTGAGAAATTGAAGAGAGGAATGCATGATTCtgaaagaagaacaaatcttTGGTTGGAGAAATCAAGAAGTGCATTTGCTAGTAGGCGTCTCTCTGCCTCTATCATGCTATTTTCACCCCATTTTACCTCCTGCATGCATGTCACCAAACAAATTTACcatcaaactttaatttcaacattttcaaatttttcttttggaaaaaaattttgGGAGACAGCATTCGGCCAATAATTTAACATTAAAAAGAAAtatccaaaattaaaaataataaaaataccaaaaattcaaataaaatgaaactaatttagaatataaaatttataatttatggtttactaatttagaattcaaaatttataatttatggtAGCCCAAAGATGACGGTGGATGGTGGCTGATAATGGGTGGATGAAATTAGTAATattggaagaaaagagaagaagtcaAAAGAGGTAAAAGAAtaatttaagaaaagtataagtAATTGATTAATTTGAtgaaattagttaattttttgttgGCTTCTTAGTTGGATGCTTTTTATTAAAATGAATAGGCCTAGTTTATTGGTCAAAGTTgtggaaaaaaaaatcataactgGGCTAACAAAAGATACAGATAATGGGTTCAAGCCCAAAAAAGGCTAAATATGTTAAATTGGATTTCTAGTTAAACTTAATAACCCTTGTCCAAAAACAAAACTTAATAACCAAAAAAATATAAAGGCCAATAGTTTTGAACTTCTGATTGGCTGCTAAAGTTCTTTATAAATTACATATTAATGGAAGTCTTGATTGGCTGCTAAAATCATATGAAACACTCTTTAGTTGACATTATTATTGATGCCTATTCTTTATGCTGAATTCTATGAACCTTAGAGCTAACCTTATTTTTGTAGCACTTTTCAATCAATAAATTATCAATGTGCCATACAAATATTGAATGCATGTCCAAAAGTTCTTGTTAATATTAATGCAATACatgctttatatttatttttagggtaaaatgtaTTTTGTCTACGAAGTTTatcaaaaacttttaaaatatttttaatttttttgttttaattttattcaaaaaaattttaatttgtattaaatatatctctaacagttaaatttaaaaaaaattaaaattaatttaataattatacataaaaattatgcttgatttgtttatgttgatattttttttttttataaaattgctattgaattggtcttaaatttttttaaaaattagccgTTAcgaatatatttgatataaataaaaaaattttggaatgaaattaaaataaaaaatatattaaacctTTATTTTTATCTGTGTATTTAGATTCTAAATTGAATGCCATAGATAAAGTATGTgaagaaaagaattataaaaagTTTAGGAGGGGCCTGTGTGGGAAAGTGTGCTTTGGAGATGGGGAATAATGGATTTTTCTTAGATCAAAAGGAGTGGAATCAAAGAAAAGGATGGAACAGCTTGCTTTAGCCAATTCCGGAAgcaaccaataataataataataataataataataataataataataaggaaaagtatatTATTTTCACTGTGCCTTGACGGTGCGTTGGTCACAATTGACCATGGACCATAAGTCCAAAACTATTTGCTAAAATTATATTGGAAATTTAGGAATTAAATTTGTTTGTCTTTTTCCAAACTACAGGCTAATTAAAGATGACAAGTAGTTAACTACATATATAAGCTGGGTTTGTGTTCAATAGTTTTAGTAATATGGTCAATATTATTGCTGTTCATTCAAAAAGTAATAACATGCATTATTCTTGGTCTCAAGTCAAAGTCTCATTATACAAGCAAAGCAATCAAGGAGTTCGGATCAGGATCACAATTCACAAGGATAAACCCCAAAGTGGGGCTGCTCTAAACTTtccattaataaaattaaattaaaatataacaaaatgtGGCTCGTTGGTTCAGGTTCATGCAGACAGGTATTTACCAAGTTAGTAGTCaaatataaaagaatatataCTATATTATCGTacaaatcaaaatattttatatgtgGTTGAAGGATGTGCATACAGATTTTTAAAATTGgaaagtaaaatatttattatatgtattaatataaaattatcaactatgttatatatacataaaaaatcagttattaaattaattattatgactAATTTGGTCAATATTTTTATAGCAATTTTTAAAactatttacatatatatttagtTGTATGTTTCTATATTAGTAAAAATGctcaatttaattatttgttagttaaaaaattttatataaaatattttttaacattttttatacaTGAAACTTAAATTTAAAGAAGTATGCAAAAAAGATATTAAGTGGAATATACCAATAATATTATGCATGTGCGTGTGGAACGGCATAGAAGAAATGTGAATATaggcatatatatacacattcaCACACATGTTACTATAATTAAGCCGAGATTTTAGGTATATATTGTTGGCATTCATTTTGAAGTAAACAATATGCACATGAACTGTTGTAATAAACATTAAATAAGGCTTCTATTAAGGGAAATATCGTGTTTGACATAATCTATATTAAGGACTCGTTGATTGATGTTAAAGTTATTAAATACATTTGGAAGAAACATAAAGAATTTATTGAGATCGAAGttgtaattaattagttataatatatattagtttgGTGGATCTATTTGTATTATGTGAATATGTGGCTGAAACTGAAAGTAACTGATGATGTGACAAAGAATCATAGGAGAGTATCACAACAGAGTTTACAATAGTGAATTATTATAATGTTACTACATATACAATTTTGTATAcaattcttttcaattatattattataacatAATGTTCTATAGACATATTTGACTAACTTTAATAAAAAgggattaattatattattaaggattcaaattgatTATTCGTACTGTATGAACCAATAGAATTGAGATAGAAGAATCAATTTTAATCATTTTTCAATTCCATGGAGTTAATACGTGAAATTATAGTTCtaattttatacattattatcgCAAACCCTAAACATTAGGATGGAGGAGTTGACTTTTGATTCTAATTCTAAACTCGAGTTTTTTGACGCCAAAGGAGTGCTAAAATAAAGTTATCTAAAAAGCATTTGAGGGAGGCGGAAACTGAATTTTTAATATGCTTCTTCAGTTatcactttaaatttttttaacatatcatcattgtcataataataataataataataacaataataataataacaacaaattttctcgtttttaatataaatttctcttttactttttaaatttaaaatatatttttttaatttaattttaatgtactatcATTTTatcaatgtaaaataattttacatatatatctaattacgtaatatcatattaataaaaataattattttttatatttatcgtATGAATGGTTGTTTAAAAAAATGAATGTGACtaaataatagtataaaatattttttgcatcaaaattaaaactcatattaaaaaaaagtgaaaataaaaatgaagtgAAGAAATGGGCACATGCAAATGAAGGAATAATAAACTAAccttgctggggattgttcggcCATGAAAAACAGAGGTTTGGTTGAATGTTCCATTGAAAGAAGGTAAAGGATGAACATAGATAGAGTAGAATTCTTGATTGATGCCTTTGAAGAATCTTTCCCAAAGAGGAGCCAATGGCAAAGGCCCTTTTGTCAAGAACATGAATGCAACCTTTGGTGTGTAATTGAATGGTGTCTTATGGATTTTGGGAGCAATTGATGCTCTCCACAACAACTCTTCCTCATTCATGTCATGCATGGCCTTTCTTGGTGCCTTCAAGAACTCTCCCAAACCAATTCTTGTTGTGTTATTGACTAcccttttgttattattattgatcACCAATGATGATGAATTCATGGAAAGCTTGTTGGTTGAGATTtgcggaggaggaggaagagagtgTTGGAGTTGGAAAGTAATGTTTTTGAGGGAGAAATTGAAAGTGGTTTTGAGGGATAAAGTGAGAGTGATTCCAATGAGTAAGCCAAAGCCAAAGACAAGAACATAGGAGAAGAAGTTTAGGAGATAGAGTTGTTGGTGAGAACAAGTATTATTATTCAaatgttgttgttgttccttGTTATTCTTCTTCATCATTGTCATGAGTTGTGTGTTCTTAGATTGGTTTTGGTATTTACAAGTGATGTATGGAAGTAATGGAGTTGTGGTTATTATACATAGAATAGAATGTGAGAGAGAGAACAGAGCATCTATCAAGCCTAACTCATGACTCAAAAgagagatactttgattggtcaCACATGACATAACTGACAACTCACAATGCAACACGCCTATCTATATAACaacaccaataataataataataattgactaAAAAATTATGTACAAGTGTATTTAGagaaaatatcaataaaaatcaattaataaccATAATTAAGATTTGAAAAAAGAATGTTAGATCACAAATATCAAAATATACAAGGTCTAATTGTTCAAGAGGTGACATCAAAGTTAtctcttaacaagaatttatAGGATCAAAACATCAAATTACGGCACATCTCCTTATTTCAAGTTGGTATTTTCATAGGATAGGGTGTATCAACTTTGATGTTCAAGtagaaaaagtctaggggccagcaacttttgtgttttctggccagcacttaaccatcaaaacaaaagtgaatgatctcccaccattagatgtaatctcacaccattaaaaacactattgatggccaattgatggttacaaaacaccaaaattgctggccccttaGCATTCCTCGTTCAAGTAAGCAATAGTCTAAGAAATATAACAATTATTCGAGACAGATAGTATACTTTGAACATGTGTTACGCCCTTTATTTATAGTGAAAAATACTAAAGAATtagcagaatttattatttttgtctaatatttttaatcattataaTTCAATTCatttaatctaataatttaacaacatattttgaggttgtatttttaaatattaataaattttactggccttttaatatttctatttataatgtttaaaaaataaatctaaaaagatCTGAATAAATACGTATAAGATATACGCAATATCTTACGTGGATATAATTCATATTACGTTAGTTATTTATAGGCCAAAATGTATTGAAAATGGATGTTTTTTAACCTACCATAATTTTATGACTAGTCTAACCATAGTGCAAGTATAGTACTATTGTgtcaaattaagaaataaaaattagCAACTTTTACATTTTTGTTTGAACACAACTATCACAAATAGTTGCAACAAAATTAGCATTTTattcatatgaacaaaaaatgttacctagagagaggagaaaacttttttcaaaataaaaaaattctatacaACAATATAAAATAGCGTGCAAAAGAGTCAGCAATAACTACCGTAATATTTATAATCTTTTTGGGAAAGAtctattgattttttttctatcAAATACACTAAATAGTGAAAAAGAATTCAATCAACCATTTTTTTTGGTGATCTTTATTTAATGACATTTCAAACTAACTTTTAAAATGCTCGTTCATTGTTCCTTGTATTGTTTAAAGACGTCTAATATCAGCTATCCAAACACATTATACCTACCAAAAAAACTCGCACACAAAAAAATAAGtggtatatatttttaatatcctTATTACACAGTACATATATAGTATCATTTTACTCAATTATACCTAATCTACTCAATCTATTCTTAGTAGTAAGCAGATTTATAAACAACATGCCTCAGTCTTTTATGCCCTAAGTTGTGTTGGCAAGTATTATAGTCTGTGTGATTACaggtaattaagctcaaatcacTGTCCTAATCAATGAAAATAAGTAAGTGGAGAAAAATAATAAGCGAGGCCGGGGTCATAAAATGAATATTACTTTTGGGAGGGGCATGGACGCAAGGTCATCAAATATATTACCGTTGGcatcaatatttaaaaagaaaaccatacaattaaacatTATATACATGTCCATAAGAGATCGATGTTCAATACTTGTTTTGAATATCAATTAAAGATATGAATGGTAtatcaaacaaaataataataactttctAAAATATATGAGAAAGTGTACaataataaataatgtaaagaaaaaACTTCTGTTTAAGTATATTCTGTATTCTGTATTTACGTGAACTTTAGGAAAAGCAAAGGACcgtattgtttatttaattttacagCTTATGTATGTAAGAATGAGCTGTATACAAATGGAAGAACTTTGAAatggaaatttatttatttatttattcaaaaaaaggAATGCATTATGAATTAGCATTATAAGTTACTTTATGCAAAAGGCATATTCAAAATCTTAGAACCTGCCTTATGCTAGGTTTTTAATTAAGAAGATGTAATTTAaatgttgacttttttttttttcgatacttaattaaaaaattcGACCACAAAAGGAGAGTAGAATTCTTGAACTACTCAGAGATGCAAACTAGAAGTCGAGTTAACAAAACAACATTAAACAACTTCATATGTTGACCAGTTGACCAACTTGTTTATTTCTGTTTGGGTTATTATCCTTAGATTAAGAGCCAGTTTGGCTAAActtcttaaataagttcttttgaaaaaagagtttaaaatataaggacttttattaatattaacttttaaataagttattttgagtttgaaaagttattataaaagttcttattttaaagttgtgcattaaataggagtgataaaatagcttttgaaaatgggagaagtcacattttttaactttttcaaaagctcttaaataattttttgaaaagttaaaagtttatctaaaaaattgtaccaaacacATTAGTGTAACTTTCTATAagtcaaaaattgaaaaaagtaGTTTTTTGGTGTTTTCCAAAAGGACCCTAAATATACTTACATATCTTGAAAATGTTAGAATGGTGATATACCAACCAAATAAAATGTTCCATGGTCAAGTATAAATAAAATGCATTAATTGTTTTAGTAACTTCAAATTTTTATTCGTTCCATAAaaggttttctatttttttttagagctctaaattttttttttttttggagcactagttaaacaaattcaaataatatatatttagaatTGAAAAGAATGTATTCTTCTAGTGAAGATTAGTACACTccggaaaaaatataaaataaggcaaataaagagttaaaatttatttaattaataaaatatataatactctttacttaataaaaaataatatttaagaaTGAACCTTATTCTCCTATTCTTATTAATGAAATACTACTTAAGTGTTTACAAATTATATATGTCGTATAATATTAGAGAATGTATTTAATGAGTAAAATTGACAATTTATATAAGTATAATTagataataaactttttttttttatttttttctaacaattgagttaaaaaattaacaaatatgaTTGATGATGATAACATTATCTTATTGGACTAACTATCCAATTAGGTTTAATCAATTTTGATTAAGTGATGCATGTCATTAGTAATAAACACAGCATTAGTTTAATATAGAACAAACTGAATCTGTTTTTATGGACAACTTTCTCAAACAAAAGcccaatcaaattataataaagaaattaaacgGGTCCAATGAATCATAGCTAACCCAAACTCGAATTGATCTCACTCAAAATTGATCTctccaaagtgcttccaccaaagtCAACGTTCTTTTTTCATTTCGGTCAGAACTcaaaaaagagagagagcttcGTTCCTAAGTCATTtactaaagaagaaaaaaagaaaatagtcaAACAAAAAGGTTGAGGTCTAATCACTCAAATAAAACCATATCAAGCTAAGTCAAAGGATAAAGGTGATTCATTTCCTTTTGCATGCATCTTATTTTCTTCACTCCTTCTCCAACTTTCTGCTATTCTAATCTGAGAATAATGAAGAAAGGGGTGTCTGATACACACTGCTGTGAATCAAAGGCCAAGAttgtttcttggggacaaagtAGTATCTCAAGGGTTCAGATGTGGGATTGCCATTGAAAActtttcttctttgttgttcTGAGACATTCGGTCAAGAGAAAGAGatctatttcaaaatttcaatttggaGATTaatgaaagaaaatgaaaagctaaATTGGTAGCACACAACTCGAGAAGTTGACTTGGAAGAGAGCAAATTAGCATCATGCAAAAAGATACAAAAGAAGATTTTTCATCCTTCAGAaaacaaggagagaaaaccagtgttTTGAGTTTATGTTCTGAGAAGTCTACTCTGAAGAGAGTTCATCAACTTGGATAGTGCTTCCTAATCAAAGGAGCATTCCGCCAGAATGAAGAACTAAATTAGAGTCAAGCAAATCTGATTCATCATATAGCAACAGAGGCTGTTGAAgcaatcaatctccttcatgttttacagattgtagtttttatttttaatgtatatctttctgtaatttcttgagaggaAAAAGGCCAAaagagagagctcaagtaaaagccaatgaGTGTTAAAAgactgagtgatacacttgagagaaaattctagagtgatttcagattttttttttctaggttggttttgtgtcttgtatcttatACCAGTGaagtatccctttcttagttggttaagcactaagagtgaagagttaggtattagcatagtcaagtcaagttaggttagaacttgagagtggAAGGATTGTGTCACctatgaaattggtgtatgtaatactataattatagtggaaattccactaTTGTTGTGGTGGAGATtggatataggttgcattgcataaggcaactgaaccaagatacatgatggtgtcagcttctttcttcctttctctgttccgttttctgatattcatgagacaaaataaaatagtCTCATAAATTTGTCGCT
Encoded here:
- the LOC112751095 gene encoding glycosyltransferase BC10; this encodes MTMMKKNNKEQQQHLNNNTCSHQQLYLLNFFSYVLVFGFGLLIGITLTLSLKTTFNFSLKNITFQLQHSLPPPPQISTNKLSMNSSSLVINNNNKRVVNNTTRIGLGEFLKAPRKAMHDMNEEELLWRASIAPKIHKTPFNYTPKVAFMFLTKGPLPLAPLWERFFKGINQEFYSIYVHPLPSFNGTFNQTSVFHGRTIPSKEVKWGENSMIEAERRLLANALLDFSNQRFVLLSESCIPLFNFSTIYTYLINTPQTFVEAYDDPSDVGRGRYSPKMRPQIRLSQWRKGSQWFQIDRALAVDMVADRQYFPVFQKFCKPQCYSDEHYLPTMVSIKFWRKNSNRTLTKVDWSRGGPHPSRYIRFDVTIDFLEKLRYGTTCLYNGKITNVCHLFARKFTLHALDRLLRFAPKIMQFN